From the genome of Candidatus Chlamydia corallus, one region includes:
- a CDS encoding lytic transglycosylase, whose amino-acid sequence MNRRDMVITAVVVNAILLVALFVTSKRIGVKDYNEGYRNFAASKITQAVVSEEKVIEKPLVAEVPNRSIAKETLATQFIESKPVIVTTPPVPVVTETPEVATVTVVPQSVQESLKEEQSPYATVVVKKGDFLERIARANHTTVAKLMQINDLTTTQLKIGQIIKVPTSQEVGSEKNPQTQNTTSENYYIVQEGDSPWTIALRNHIRLDDLLKMNDLDEYKARRLKPGDQLRIR is encoded by the coding sequence ATGAATCGTAGAGACATGGTAATAACAGCCGTCGTGGTGAATGCTATATTGCTTGTGGCTCTTTTTGTCACATCAAAGCGTATTGGCGTCAAGGATTATAACGAGGGATACCGTAATTTTGCTGCCAGCAAAATTACACAAGCAGTTGTTTCAGAAGAAAAAGTCATAGAAAAGCCTTTAGTCGCAGAAGTTCCAAATCGTTCTATAGCTAAAGAAACCCTAGCTACACAGTTTATTGAAAGTAAGCCTGTTATTGTAACGACCCCTCCTGTGCCTGTCGTTACCGAAACTCCTGAAGTCGCTACTGTCACGGTCGTGCCTCAGTCTGTTCAGGAGAGTTTGAAAGAGGAACAATCTCCTTATGCTACTGTTGTCGTGAAAAAGGGAGATTTTCTTGAACGCATTGCGCGAGCTAACCACACTACCGTTGCGAAATTGATGCAGATCAATGATCTTACGACCACCCAACTTAAAATTGGCCAGATCATCAAAGTGCCTACTTCTCAAGAAGTCGGCAGTGAAAAAAATCCTCAAACACAAAATACTACATCTGAAAATTATTATATCGTCCAAGAAGGAGATAGCCCTTGGACAATAGCATTGCGCAATCATATTCGATTGGACGATTTGCTAAAAATGAATGATCTTGATGAGTATAAAGCCCGCCGTCTCAAACCTGGAGATCAGTTGCGCATACGTTGA